One window of the Conexibacter sp. SYSU D00693 genome contains the following:
- a CDS encoding MlaD family protein, which translates to MSVLRRRRGRRELGRPTMLLIGVLTTAVAGVLLWIGYDAPNRIPGERYYTLLAQFDDADNVTAHYQVRMGGRNVGQVLDPRVQDGKAVIELQLERGVAPLRSDTTLRIRPRSPVGVRFVELTPGRSGDPLPDGALIPSRQTSSTVTLDTFLGTLDARRRREAHTVLSQLGVAFTDRGADLSDTIGAAPRFLRDTRAALGALNDLPGATRGFVAGAQGAAAAADPVRDDIAQGLRPEARVLDVVAQRRRALQEALEVAPASLAAVRGGLAAADPLVRELGRLGTAAAATLRPAPQAFARTSALLRTARPGLRAAPRALRLAERATAPTLRLLGELDPVVPVAERGLEEPLPLLRELGGRDCDVRRWFAGWRAALGLGVDDGRRIGPATSLRLALLTTLESVGAQGPALTSRLPGVQTDTYPAPCGGGGR; encoded by the coding sequence GTGAGCGTCCTGCGCCGGCGGCGGGGACGTCGCGAGCTCGGCCGCCCGACGATGCTGCTCATCGGCGTGCTGACCACCGCCGTGGCCGGCGTGCTGCTGTGGATCGGCTACGACGCGCCCAACCGGATCCCGGGCGAGCGCTACTACACCCTGCTCGCCCAGTTCGACGACGCCGACAACGTCACCGCGCACTACCAGGTGCGCATGGGCGGCAGGAACGTGGGCCAGGTCCTCGACCCGCGCGTGCAGGACGGCAAGGCCGTCATCGAGCTCCAGCTCGAGCGCGGCGTCGCGCCGCTGCGCTCCGACACCACGCTGCGCATCCGGCCGCGCAGCCCTGTCGGTGTGCGCTTCGTCGAGCTGACGCCGGGCCGCAGCGGCGACCCGCTGCCCGACGGCGCGCTCATCCCGTCCCGCCAGACGTCGTCCACCGTCACGCTGGACACGTTCCTCGGGACGCTCGACGCGCGACGCCGGCGCGAGGCGCACACCGTGCTGTCCCAGCTCGGCGTGGCCTTCACCGACCGCGGGGCGGACCTGAGCGACACCATCGGGGCGGCGCCGCGGTTCCTGCGCGACACCCGCGCGGCGCTCGGCGCCCTCAACGACCTGCCCGGCGCGACGCGCGGGTTCGTCGCGGGCGCCCAGGGCGCGGCCGCCGCGGCCGACCCGGTGCGCGACGACATCGCCCAGGGGCTGCGGCCCGAGGCGCGGGTGCTCGACGTCGTCGCCCAGCGCCGGCGCGCCCTGCAGGAGGCGCTCGAGGTCGCGCCCGCCTCGCTGGCCGCCGTGCGCGGCGGGCTGGCCGCCGCCGACCCGCTCGTGCGCGAGCTCGGCCGGCTGGGCACCGCCGCGGCGGCGACGCTGCGCCCCGCGCCGCAGGCCTTCGCCCGCACCTCCGCGCTGCTGCGCACCGCACGGCCCGGCCTGCGCGCGGCCCCGCGGGCGCTGCGCCTGGCCGAGCGCGCGACCGCGCCCACGCTGCGCCTCCTCGGCGAGCTCGACCCCGTCGTGCCCGTCGCCGAGCGGGGCCTCGAGGAGCCGCTGCCGCTGCTGCGCGAGCTCGGCGGCCGCGACTGCGACGTGCGCCGCTGGTTCGCCGGCTGGCGCGCCGCCCTGGGCCTCGGCGTGGACGACGGCCGGCGCATCGGCCCGGCGACGTCGCTGCGCCTCGCCCTCCTCACGACCCTGGAGAGCGTCGGCGCCCAGGGCCCGGCGCTGACGTCGCGCCTGCCCGGCGTGCAGACCGACACGTACCCGGCGCCCTGCGGCGGAGGCGGGCGATGA
- a CDS encoding MlaD family protein: protein MSRLRAAVLPLVVLLGTVGLVVLGKRVLFDHDGGYVVKAEFADSAGLRKNSAVKVGGVPGGRVTDLEVTERDTALVTMRLDPEAAPVGAGATAQSRPVNLLGEKYVDLGAGDAKRALPSGTTIPLRETGSAVELDDVLNVLDPQVRARVRILINEAGVALAGRGADFNGLLQSFPPALDELHRTIADLGADTAQMRRLIVQGRRVMGAVDERRDDLGRLVDGAAGALDAAASRRTELGRAVEQAPAALSQLRSTVDGLGDAAQDLAPAAASLRASAPALTDVLRRLPAFAADASGTLTTARDTAPALTRLGRRGAAPVSRLRPLADRLATFAADLAPVTKTLDGSMADALGFVHGFARAMQQRDGLGHLLRLHEVVNADSLKVLVDRYVKGPARRRAPKRETARRAPERPATPQRPAAKPAPAPVLPKVSELPKRLEEGVKDTVVRTTQGVDRLLELLLGSGR from the coding sequence GTGAGCCGCCTGCGCGCCGCCGTCCTGCCGCTCGTCGTCCTGCTCGGCACCGTCGGCCTCGTCGTGCTCGGCAAGCGCGTGCTCTTCGACCACGACGGCGGCTACGTCGTCAAGGCGGAGTTCGCCGACTCGGCGGGGCTGCGCAAGAACTCGGCGGTGAAGGTCGGCGGGGTGCCCGGCGGGCGGGTCACCGACCTCGAGGTGACCGAGCGCGACACCGCGCTGGTCACCATGCGGCTGGATCCCGAGGCGGCGCCCGTCGGTGCCGGGGCCACGGCGCAGTCGCGGCCGGTCAACCTCCTCGGCGAGAAGTACGTCGACCTCGGGGCCGGTGACGCCAAGCGCGCCCTGCCGTCCGGCACGACCATCCCGTTGCGCGAGACGGGCTCCGCGGTCGAGCTCGACGACGTCCTCAACGTCCTGGACCCGCAGGTGCGCGCCCGCGTGCGCATCCTCATCAACGAGGCGGGCGTCGCGCTGGCCGGCCGCGGGGCGGACTTCAACGGGCTGCTGCAGAGCTTCCCGCCGGCGCTCGACGAGCTGCACCGGACGATCGCCGACCTCGGCGCCGACACCGCGCAGATGCGCCGGCTCATCGTCCAGGGCCGCCGCGTCATGGGCGCGGTCGACGAGCGCCGCGACGACCTCGGCCGCCTCGTGGACGGCGCCGCGGGCGCGCTGGACGCCGCGGCGTCGCGGCGCACCGAGCTCGGCCGCGCCGTCGAGCAGGCGCCCGCCGCGCTGTCCCAGCTGCGCAGCACCGTCGACGGCCTCGGCGACGCGGCGCAGGACCTCGCCCCGGCCGCCGCGTCGCTGCGCGCGAGCGCCCCCGCGCTCACCGACGTCCTGCGCCGGCTGCCCGCCTTCGCGGCCGACGCATCGGGGACGCTGACCACCGCCCGCGACACCGCGCCCGCGCTGACCCGGCTGGGGCGCCGCGGCGCGGCGCCCGTCTCGCGGCTGCGCCCCCTGGCCGACCGGCTGGCGACCTTCGCCGCCGACCTCGCGCCCGTCACGAAGACGCTGGACGGCTCGATGGCCGACGCCCTGGGCTTCGTCCACGGCTTCGCGCGCGCGATGCAGCAGCGCGACGGCCTCGGCCACCTCCTGCGCCTCCACGAGGTGGTCAACGCGGACTCGCTCAAGGTGCTCGTCGACCGCTACGTCAAGGGCCCGGCCAGGCGCCGCGCGCCCAAGCGCGAGACCGCGCGCCGGGCGCCCGAGCGCCCGGCGACGCCCCAGCGCCCGGCGGCCAAGCCGGCGCCGGCGCCCGTCCTGCCGAAGGTCTCGGAGCTGCCCAAGCGCCTCGAGGAGGGCGTCAAGGACACCGTGGTGCGCACGACCCAGGGCGTCGACCGGCTGCTGGAGCTCCTGCTGGGGAGCGGACGGTGA
- a CDS encoding MlaD family protein, producing MTVRRAGSFLLGRPWLVIGAAALVAGALWVASTRSQPHRITAAFSAALSIAPGLDVQVDGVDVGKVVDVEYADGQARVELGIDDEDVWPLRQGTTAELRFGTTVGNGTRTVQLHPGPRDARPIPEGGALGRDMTQTPVELDQLFDTMDRPTRGRFKRMLRGTGESLEGRGATLGRGLEAAPAGLDAVGGVLSDLAADQQAIAGLVTNADRATATLAARRPQISRLLAVAASTFDTFARDTDGVRASLDDLPSTLRQTRATLGRLSGSLPGLTALVDDVAPGARDLRTLAPVATRAVRELRQTSALGDGVLRSATAHAPDVTALLRAGGPFLERTGKVLGGLEPALGCLRPYGPELAGFLSTWAGYAQNYDATGHYARTHILQGPTSVGNVPLTSKQFLSVVPGTTYALPRPPGLNEGQPRFLPECGAGREALDPAKDPEARP from the coding sequence ATGACGGTGCGGCGCGCCGGCAGCTTCCTCCTGGGCCGCCCGTGGCTCGTCATCGGCGCCGCCGCGCTCGTCGCGGGCGCGCTGTGGGTCGCGAGCACGCGGTCCCAGCCCCACCGCATCACCGCGGCGTTCAGCGCGGCGCTGTCCATCGCGCCCGGGCTCGACGTCCAGGTCGACGGGGTCGACGTCGGCAAGGTCGTCGACGTCGAGTACGCCGACGGCCAGGCCCGCGTCGAGCTCGGCATCGACGACGAGGACGTCTGGCCGCTGCGCCAGGGCACGACCGCCGAGCTGCGCTTCGGCACGACGGTCGGCAACGGCACGCGCACCGTCCAGCTGCACCCCGGCCCGCGGGACGCGCGGCCGATCCCGGAGGGCGGGGCGCTCGGGCGCGACATGACCCAGACGCCGGTCGAGCTCGACCAGCTCTTCGACACGATGGACCGCCCGACGCGCGGGCGCTTCAAGCGGATGCTGCGCGGCACCGGCGAGAGCCTCGAGGGCCGCGGCGCCACGCTCGGGCGCGGTCTCGAGGCCGCGCCGGCCGGGCTCGACGCGGTCGGCGGCGTGCTGTCGGACCTCGCGGCCGACCAGCAGGCGATCGCCGGCCTGGTCACCAACGCCGACCGCGCGACGGCGACGCTCGCCGCGCGCCGGCCGCAGATCTCCCGCCTGCTGGCGGTCGCCGCGTCGACGTTCGACACCTTCGCGCGCGACACCGACGGCGTGCGCGCGTCGCTGGACGACCTGCCCTCGACGCTGCGCCAGACGCGCGCGACGCTCGGGCGCCTGAGCGGCTCGCTGCCCGGCCTCACCGCGCTCGTCGACGACGTCGCCCCGGGGGCGCGCGATCTGCGGACGCTCGCGCCGGTCGCGACGCGCGCGGTGCGTGAGCTGCGCCAGACCTCGGCGCTGGGCGACGGCGTCCTGCGCTCGGCGACCGCCCACGCCCCCGACGTCACCGCGCTGCTGCGCGCGGGCGGCCCGTTCCTCGAGCGCACCGGCAAGGTGCTCGGCGGCCTCGAGCCGGCGCTCGGCTGCCTGCGCCCCTACGGCCCCGAGCTCGCCGGCTTCCTCTCGACCTGGGCCGGCTACGCCCAGAACTACGACGCCACCGGCCACTACGCGCGCACGCACATCCTCCAGGGGCCGACGTCGGTGGGCAACGTCCCGCTGACCTCCAAGCAGTTCCTGAGCGTCGTGCCCGGGACGACCTACGCGCTGCCGCGCCCGCCCGGCCTCAACGAGGGCCAGCCGCGGTTCCTGCCCGAGTGCGGCGCGGGGCGTGAGGCGCTGGACCCGGCCAAGGACCCGGAGGCCCGGCCGTGA
- a CDS encoding ABC transporter permease, giving the protein MEAHAQHEQRPLGPFPPARGPQTAAQRLGHGLADPVKGGLAQAGDFAAFVLRALAELRGVGRYAGEVIRQVGLLVTGSALVIWFMEFMVGTMCGTEANYVLRGYGATAYSGLFTQGCGLRELTTFMWGYVLSAKVGCGLVAEIGSMRINEELDAMEAQGINPMRYVVATRLLAAWIAFPLLYITGLGFYYLANYLVLIVQIGEVSQGGWELTHWAFLDPMDVLYAEVKAMGLGTAIVLIGMYFGYRARGGPVGVGTATARSMILNLIVLHVLGALGTMLFWGLNARWPIGG; this is encoded by the coding sequence GTGGAGGCCCACGCCCAGCACGAGCAGCGCCCCCTCGGGCCGTTCCCGCCGGCGCGGGGGCCGCAGACCGCGGCCCAGCGCCTCGGCCACGGCCTGGCCGACCCGGTCAAGGGCGGCCTCGCGCAGGCCGGCGACTTCGCCGCGTTCGTCCTGCGGGCGCTGGCCGAGCTGCGCGGCGTCGGCCGCTACGCCGGCGAGGTCATCCGCCAGGTCGGCCTCCTGGTCACGGGCTCGGCGCTCGTCATCTGGTTCATGGAGTTCATGGTCGGGACGATGTGCGGCACGGAGGCCAACTACGTGCTGCGCGGCTACGGCGCGACCGCGTACTCCGGCCTCTTCACGCAGGGCTGCGGGCTGCGCGAGCTCACGACGTTCATGTGGGGCTACGTGCTCTCGGCGAAGGTCGGCTGCGGCCTGGTCGCCGAGATCGGCTCCATGCGCATCAACGAGGAGCTCGACGCGATGGAGGCCCAGGGCATCAACCCGATGCGCTACGTCGTCGCGACGCGGCTGCTGGCGGCGTGGATCGCGTTCCCGCTGCTCTACATCACCGGCCTCGGCTTCTACTACCTGGCCAACTACCTCGTGCTGATCGTGCAGATCGGCGAGGTCTCGCAGGGCGGCTGGGAGCTGACGCACTGGGCGTTCCTCGACCCGATGGACGTCCTGTACGCCGAGGTCAAGGCGATGGGCCTCGGCACCGCGATCGTCCTCATCGGCATGTACTTCGGCTACCGCGCGCGCGGTGGGCCGGTCGGGGTCGGCACCGCGACGGCGCGGTCGATGATCCTCAACCTCATCGTGCTCCACGTCCTCGGGGCGCTCGGCACGATGCTGTTCTGGGGCCTGAACGCGCGATGGCCCATCGGGGGATGA
- a CDS encoding ABC transporter permease, which yields MAVDVRAPLSPAPRSRTAGPRRGAADGGVRHALGAPVRAMEQVAGMVLLTARVLVVSLTPPFTWVPDVIDQAYLVLQRCLVPMVFSTVFFGFSAPGLQASNFLSLLGTTDRLGAFFVMASVREFAPWITAMVVAGVAGTAICADLGARKVRDELDAMAVMGIDAVRTIVVPRFYALGVMTFFLNILALVFGVFGGWLSAVVVFGETTAGFLSTFASNFSLPDLLGSVLKTTGFGFIVAIVCCYKGMNVSGGSAGVGRAVNQAVVISFVGIWVFNYAFTSTLLAAFPETANLH from the coding sequence GTGGCCGTTGACGTCCGGGCGCCGCTGTCGCCCGCCCCCCGAAGCAGGACCGCCGGTCCCCGGCGCGGCGCCGCCGACGGCGGCGTGCGCCACGCGCTGGGCGCGCCCGTGCGCGCGATGGAGCAGGTCGCCGGGATGGTGCTGCTCACGGCCCGCGTGCTCGTCGTGTCGCTCACCCCGCCGTTCACGTGGGTGCCGGACGTCATCGACCAGGCCTACCTCGTGCTGCAGCGCTGCCTGGTGCCGATGGTGTTCTCGACGGTCTTCTTCGGGTTCAGCGCGCCCGGCCTGCAGGCGTCGAACTTCCTCAGCCTGCTCGGCACGACCGACCGCCTCGGCGCGTTCTTCGTCATGGCGTCGGTGCGCGAGTTCGCGCCGTGGATCACCGCCATGGTCGTCGCCGGCGTGGCGGGCACCGCGATCTGCGCCGACCTCGGCGCGCGCAAGGTCCGCGACGAGCTCGACGCGATGGCGGTCATGGGCATCGACGCGGTGCGCACGATCGTCGTCCCGCGCTTCTACGCGCTGGGCGTCATGACGTTCTTCCTGAACATCCTCGCGCTCGTCTTCGGCGTGTTCGGCGGGTGGCTGTCGGCGGTCGTCGTGTTCGGCGAGACCACCGCCGGGTTCCTGTCGACCTTCGCCTCGAACTTCTCGCTGCCGGACCTGCTCGGCAGCGTCCTGAAGACCACCGGGTTCGGCTTCATCGTCGCGATCGTCTGCTGCTACAAGGGCATGAACGTCAGCGGCGGCTCGGCCGGCGTGGGGCGCGCGGTCAACCAGGCCGTGGTGATCTCGTTCGTCGGGATCTGGGTCTTCAACTACGCGTTCACCTCGACCCTCCTCGCCGCCTTCCCGGAGACGGCGAACCTCCACTAG
- a CDS encoding ABC transporter ATP-binding protein produces MAAPAIEVVDLHKRFGPVPVLAGVDLEIPEGQITVVLGPSGTGKSVLLKHLIGLLFGDQGDVLVHGESVGSMTMDRLLELRRRFGLLFQDGALYGSMDVFDNVAFPLRQHTDLREHEVTEIVERRLEDVGLAGAGDRLPSELSGGMRKRAGFARALVLDPDIVLFDEPDSGLDPVRTALLCDLILDVHAEQGGTYVVITHDIASARRLGQHVAVLWQGRIVDAGPGEAMFASEDPFVRQFLAGATVGPLGMG; encoded by the coding sequence ATGGCCGCCCCGGCGATCGAGGTCGTCGACCTGCACAAGCGCTTCGGCCCGGTGCCGGTGCTCGCGGGCGTCGACCTCGAGATCCCCGAGGGCCAGATCACGGTCGTCCTCGGGCCGTCGGGCACCGGCAAGTCCGTCCTGCTCAAGCACCTCATCGGCCTGCTGTTCGGCGACCAGGGCGACGTGCTGGTCCACGGCGAGTCGGTCGGGTCGATGACGATGGACCGGCTGCTCGAGCTGCGCCGGCGCTTCGGCCTGCTCTTCCAGGACGGCGCGCTCTACGGGTCGATGGACGTCTTCGACAACGTCGCCTTCCCGCTGCGCCAGCACACCGACCTGCGCGAGCACGAGGTGACGGAGATCGTCGAGCGCCGGCTCGAGGACGTCGGCCTCGCCGGCGCGGGCGACCGGCTGCCCAGCGAGCTGTCGGGCGGGATGCGCAAGCGCGCGGGCTTCGCGCGGGCGCTCGTGCTCGACCCCGACATCGTCCTCTTCGACGAGCCCGACTCCGGGCTGGACCCGGTGCGCACCGCGCTGCTGTGCGACCTGATCCTCGACGTCCACGCCGAGCAGGGCGGGACGTACGTCGTCATCACCCACGACATCGCGTCGGCCCGCCGGTTGGGCCAGCACGTCGCGGTCCTCTGGCAGGGCCGCATCGTCGACGCGGGTCCCGGCGAGGCGATGTTCGCCTCCGAGGACCCGTTCGTCCGCCAGTTCCTGGCGGGCGCGACGGTCGGCCCGCTCGGCATGGGCTGA
- the npdG gene encoding NADPH-dependent F420 reductase, with translation MPAPRGETVAVAGGTGALGHGLALRLAAAGLAVRLGSRDPAAAVTKAVEVADAVPGADVVGARNEEAVAGAALVVLAVPFAAHAATLKRLAKVVEDGQVVLDTTVPLATAVGGRPTRLLGVPQGSAAEQARELLPARVEVVAGLHSVAAASLADLDHELDEDVLLCGDDAGALDVVAQVVGRVPGLRPVACGTLTLAHSLEALTPLVISVNVRHKVRAGIALRGLGVPASSAA, from the coding sequence ATGCCCGCGCCGCGTGGGGAGACGGTCGCCGTCGCCGGCGGCACGGGCGCGCTCGGCCACGGCCTGGCCCTGCGGCTGGCCGCCGCGGGCCTGGCCGTGCGCCTGGGCTCGCGCGACCCGGCCGCCGCGGTCACCAAGGCGGTCGAGGTCGCCGACGCCGTCCCGGGCGCCGACGTCGTCGGCGCCCGCAACGAGGAGGCCGTCGCGGGCGCCGCCCTCGTCGTCCTCGCGGTGCCGTTCGCGGCGCACGCCGCGACGCTCAAGCGCCTCGCGAAGGTCGTCGAGGACGGGCAGGTCGTGCTCGACACGACCGTGCCGCTGGCGACCGCCGTCGGCGGCCGTCCCACCCGGCTGCTCGGCGTCCCGCAGGGCTCGGCGGCCGAGCAGGCGCGCGAGCTGCTGCCCGCCCGCGTCGAGGTCGTCGCCGGCCTGCACTCGGTCGCCGCGGCGTCGCTCGCCGACCTCGACCACGAGCTCGACGAGGACGTCCTGCTCTGCGGCGACGACGCCGGCGCGCTGGACGTGGTGGCGCAGGTCGTGGGGCGCGTGCCGGGACTCCGGCCGGTGGCCTGCGGGACGCTGACGCTCGCCCACAGCCTCGAGGCGCTCACGCCGCTGGTGATCTCGGTCAACGTGCGTCACAAGGTCCGCGCCGGGATCGCCCTGCGCGGCCTGGGCGTCCCCGCCTCGAGCGCGGCCTGA
- a CDS encoding nuclear transport factor 2 family protein translates to MQQTDVHAAYRAAMEAGDPEAVKATLAPDITFHSPVTPKPFVGRDAAGHVLANILEVFEDLRFTAELAGGDQVAIVFEARIGDRDLQGIDLLTFDDDGLISEFRVLVRPLTGVVAIQNAMAPRFGSQPVVLTTAG, encoded by the coding sequence ATGCAGCAGACCGACGTCCATGCCGCCTACCGCGCCGCGATGGAGGCGGGCGACCCCGAGGCGGTCAAGGCGACCCTCGCGCCCGACATCACCTTCCACAGCCCGGTGACGCCCAAGCCGTTCGTCGGCCGCGACGCCGCCGGGCACGTGCTGGCCAACATCCTCGAGGTCTTCGAGGACCTCCGCTTCACCGCCGAGCTGGCGGGCGGCGACCAGGTGGCCATCGTCTTCGAGGCGCGCATCGGCGACCGCGACCTGCAGGGCATCGACCTGCTGACCTTCGACGACGACGGGCTCATCTCCGAGTTCCGCGTGCTGGTCCGCCCGCTCACGGGCGTCGTCGCGATCCAGAACGCCATGGCGCCGCGCTTCGGCAGCCAGCCCGTCGTCCTCACCACCGCCGGCTGA
- a CDS encoding NAD(P)/FAD-dependent oxidoreductase, which translates to MDLEVDHLVVGGGIAGLSCAQELRERGAQGRVLLVTRELDAPYDRTAVSKGCLAGEVAADELALRPAGWYAEQGIELATRAPVLRLDPVERTATLADRRTVRYGTALLATGAMVRRLRCPGADLAGVHHLRAPANAAAVRRELEDGVRDVVLVGGSYVGCEVAATLAAQGLRPHVVLLESAPFETHLGAGLGTRLARLLEARGITFHPRAEVVALEGDERVAGVRLADGRLLAAQLVVAGIGATPDVTLARAAGLALGETGGIRCDAALRVEGADGLFAAGDACEWDSVLHGGRARIEHWEVAAAQGRAAARGMLGDPQPFREQPTFWSDLGDDLVVRFAGTSTDGRASVVEERADGAFAACFVRDGQVVGTLTAGIDAAPDVRDAAVRVA; encoded by the coding sequence ATGGACCTCGAGGTCGACCACCTCGTCGTCGGCGGCGGCATCGCCGGCCTGTCCTGCGCGCAGGAGCTGCGCGAGCGCGGCGCGCAGGGGCGGGTCCTGCTCGTCACCCGCGAGCTCGACGCGCCCTACGACCGCACCGCGGTCTCCAAGGGCTGCCTGGCCGGGGAGGTCGCCGCGGACGAGCTCGCCCTGCGTCCCGCCGGCTGGTACGCCGAGCAGGGCATCGAGCTCGCCACGCGCGCGCCGGTGCTCCGGCTGGACCCCGTGGAGCGCACCGCCACGCTCGCCGACCGGCGCACCGTGCGCTACGGCACCGCGCTGCTGGCCACCGGCGCGATGGTGCGCCGGCTGCGCTGCCCCGGCGCCGACCTCGCGGGCGTCCACCACCTGCGCGCGCCGGCCAACGCCGCCGCCGTGCGCCGGGAGCTCGAGGACGGCGTGCGCGACGTCGTGCTCGTCGGCGGCTCGTACGTCGGCTGCGAGGTCGCCGCGACGCTCGCCGCCCAGGGGCTGCGCCCGCACGTCGTCCTGCTCGAGTCCGCGCCCTTCGAGACCCACCTCGGCGCGGGCCTGGGCACCCGGCTGGCGCGCCTGCTCGAGGCGCGCGGCATCACCTTCCACCCACGCGCCGAGGTCGTCGCGCTCGAGGGCGACGAGCGCGTCGCCGGCGTGCGGCTCGCCGACGGCCGCCTCCTGGCCGCCCAGCTCGTCGTCGCCGGCATCGGCGCCACGCCCGACGTGACGCTCGCCCGCGCCGCCGGGCTGGCGCTCGGGGAGACCGGCGGCATCCGCTGCGACGCCGCGCTGCGCGTCGAGGGCGCCGACGGGCTGTTCGCCGCGGGCGACGCCTGCGAGTGGGACTCCGTCCTGCACGGCGGGCGCGCACGCATCGAGCACTGGGAGGTCGCCGCCGCCCAGGGCCGCGCCGCCGCCCGCGGGATGCTCGGCGACCCGCAGCCCTTCCGCGAGCAGCCGACCTTCTGGAGCGACCTGGGCGACGACCTCGTCGTGCGCTTCGCCGGGACGAGCACCGACGGGCGCGCCTCCGTGGTGGAGGAGCGCGCGGACGGCGCCTTCGCCGCGTGCTTCGTCCGCGACGGCCAGGTCGTCGGGACGCTCACCGCGGGCATCGACGCCGCGCCCGACGTCCGCGACGCCGCCGTCCGCGTCGCCTGA
- the rd gene encoding rubredoxin has translation MSVATAQRWICVPCGMVYDPEEGDPDGGIPPGTAFEDIPESWICPVCGARKSEFEPFD, from the coding sequence ATGAGCGTCGCCACCGCCCAGCGCTGGATCTGCGTCCCCTGCGGGATGGTCTACGACCCCGAGGAGGGCGACCCGGACGGCGGCATCCCGCCGGGCACCGCCTTCGAGGACATCCCGGAGAGCTGGATCTGCCCCGTGTGCGGCGCGCGCAAGTCCGAGTTCGAGCCCTTCGACTGA
- a CDS encoding LLM class F420-dependent oxidoreductase: protein MKLGVQLGYWGLGLSAEDQRVIAQEAERLGYDSIWTAEAYGSDAATVLAWLAAQTSTIRLGSAIFQMPGRTPAMTAMTVATLDGLSGGRMQLGLGSSGPQVAEGWHGQPFGRQLQRTREYVEVVRRALRRERVELDGEVLRLPLPDGPGKPLKLTIAPVQDPLPIMLAAVGPRNTALAGEIADGWIPMLFSPEHVGAFRAHLEEGAARGGRTLDGFRICPSVNACVTADLDHARDLMRDFVALYVGGMGSREKNFYAATVGRYGFAEEAARVQELYLSGRKAEAAAALPDELIDQVTLAGPLEHVRERLAVYRDAGVDTVIITPYADDLDGRLEQLRLVAEALEPAASDQERLAA, encoded by the coding sequence GTGAAGCTCGGGGTCCAGCTCGGCTACTGGGGCCTGGGCCTCAGCGCCGAGGACCAGCGGGTCATCGCCCAGGAGGCCGAGCGCCTCGGCTACGACTCGATCTGGACCGCGGAGGCCTACGGCTCGGACGCGGCCACGGTCCTCGCGTGGCTGGCCGCGCAGACCTCGACGATCCGCCTGGGCTCGGCGATCTTCCAGATGCCCGGCCGCACGCCGGCGATGACCGCCATGACCGTGGCGACGCTCGACGGGCTCTCGGGCGGGCGGATGCAGCTCGGCCTCGGCTCGTCGGGCCCGCAGGTCGCCGAGGGCTGGCACGGCCAGCCCTTCGGCCGCCAGCTGCAGCGCACGCGCGAGTACGTCGAGGTCGTGCGCCGGGCGCTGCGCCGCGAGCGTGTCGAGCTCGACGGCGAGGTCCTGCGGCTGCCGCTGCCCGACGGCCCCGGCAAGCCGCTCAAGCTGACGATCGCGCCGGTGCAGGACCCGCTGCCGATCATGCTGGCGGCGGTCGGCCCGCGCAACACGGCGCTGGCGGGCGAGATCGCCGACGGCTGGATCCCGATGCTCTTCTCGCCCGAGCACGTCGGCGCCTTCCGCGCCCACCTCGAGGAGGGCGCGGCCCGCGGCGGGCGCACCCTCGACGGCTTCCGCATCTGCCCGTCGGTCAACGCGTGCGTGACCGCCGACCTCGACCACGCCCGCGACCTCATGCGCGACTTCGTCGCCCTGTACGTGGGCGGCATGGGCTCGCGCGAGAAGAACTTCTACGCGGCGACGGTCGGGCGCTACGGCTTCGCCGAGGAGGCCGCCCGGGTCCAGGAGCTCTACCTGTCCGGGCGCAAGGCCGAGGCGGCCGCTGCGCTCCCCGACGAGCTCATCGACCAGGTGACGCTCGCCGGCCCGCTCGAGCACGTCCGCGAGCGGCTGGCGGTGTACCGCGACGCCGGCGTCGACACGGTGATCATCACGCCGTACGCCGACGACCTGGACGGCCGCCTCGAGCAGCTGCGCCTCGTGGCCGAGGCGCTCGAGCCCGCCGCGTCCGACCAGGAGCGCCTGGCCGCATGA